The Mucilaginibacter mallensis genome has a segment encoding these proteins:
- a CDS encoding glycoside hydrolase family 2 protein — translation MKKYLLIVCCLLFIWQSYGQSRKENFQMILKDDWKMQSAITDPSAGEKVSQDSFKTKRWYNVSVPTTIIAGLLANKVYSFDPFYGQNFKKLNDPRLDHPWWFRRVFELPSSQNGKTVILRLHGINYKANVWLNGVLIADSSQIKGPFRIIQIDVTKHITNGNNTLAIEVLRPFNPDGENGDLAIDYADWIHYPPDYNGGIVNNIEIKTYNKVGVQYPLVTTKFDLPSIHIAHLSVDALVTNYTGKEQDVILEGTIDGKIKFEQKVHLKPNESRNVSFSPADYPQLNITDPKIWWPWQYGKPELNRIKLAILTGNEVSNTIEEDFGIREITSKMIDTASRMFIVNGEPIMLRGAAWSPDIFQRRSEERQEQEVSLVRDMHMNIIRSEGKLEDDHFYDLCDKYGMLVMTGYMCCGTWQHPENWDADKRKVAMASDSSIMYWFRNKACMMTWLNGSDMPPTDSSVERGYLNIEKTLKYPNPILSTANEGKSKVSGYSGVKMAGPYEWVPPIYWETDTTHRYGGMYSFATEISPGPSIPPYESLIKFIPKDSLWYTSADWQYHCGTHDFGTTNVFNTALNSRYGQASTIKNYLAKAQAQNYEAHRAMMEAYGLNKYHTTTGIVQWMLSNPWPGLIWHTYDYYLYPAGTYFGMKKSMEPLHVMYSYRDNEVDVTNSLLQNFTDLTVQADVYNLDGTLKYNHSAQIAVSKDSIAKCFKIPAIDGLSDTYLLRLQLSDKGGSVRSINWYWSAKTMDKLNWQKSTWYITPQSGYADYSALQTMPKTPVNMNFSTIASKDSTIHQVILTNTGKTVAFFVHLRALKGKDGDDILPVIFSDNYISLAPGERRIIKVTYATKDAHGVPPYFITSAWNLDVALSKGGDHTAFENGLPVN, via the coding sequence ATGAAAAAATACTTGTTAATTGTATGTTGTCTTCTATTTATCTGGCAATCATATGGGCAAAGCCGGAAAGAAAACTTTCAAATGATATTGAAGGACGACTGGAAGATGCAATCTGCAATTACAGATCCATCGGCAGGTGAAAAAGTATCCCAGGATTCATTCAAAACAAAAAGGTGGTATAATGTAAGTGTTCCTACAACTATTATTGCCGGTTTACTGGCTAACAAAGTATATAGTTTCGATCCATTTTATGGACAGAATTTCAAGAAGTTGAATGATCCAAGATTAGATCATCCCTGGTGGTTCAGGCGGGTTTTTGAATTGCCTTCATCTCAAAATGGAAAAACGGTGATACTCCGTTTGCATGGTATCAATTACAAGGCGAATGTGTGGTTAAATGGTGTGTTGATAGCTGATTCATCCCAAATAAAGGGCCCTTTCCGCATTATTCAGATAGATGTAACAAAGCATATCACAAATGGTAACAACACACTGGCTATTGAAGTGCTAAGGCCATTCAACCCAGATGGCGAAAACGGCGATCTGGCTATTGATTATGCTGACTGGATCCATTATCCGCCCGATTATAATGGCGGTATAGTAAACAACATCGAAATAAAAACTTACAATAAAGTGGGTGTGCAATACCCGTTGGTGACTACCAAATTTGATTTGCCATCTATCCACATTGCTCACTTATCGGTTGATGCGCTGGTTACCAATTATACAGGAAAGGAGCAGGATGTAATTTTAGAGGGTACTATTGATGGTAAAATTAAGTTTGAGCAAAAGGTTCACTTAAAACCCAACGAATCACGTAATGTAAGCTTCTCTCCGGCAGATTATCCGCAGTTGAATATTACTGATCCCAAAATATGGTGGCCGTGGCAATATGGCAAGCCGGAACTGAATCGCATTAAACTGGCTATTTTAACAGGTAACGAGGTTAGTAATACCATTGAGGAAGATTTTGGTATCCGTGAGATAACTTCAAAAATGATTGATACCGCTTCAAGAATGTTTATTGTAAATGGCGAACCTATTATGCTGAGAGGCGCGGCCTGGTCGCCTGATATTTTTCAGCGCAGATCGGAAGAGCGTCAGGAGCAGGAGGTAAGCCTTGTGCGTGATATGCACATGAATATTATCCGTTCAGAAGGAAAACTAGAAGACGATCATTTTTACGACCTGTGCGATAAATACGGCATGTTGGTAATGACCGGCTATATGTGCTGTGGTACATGGCAGCATCCCGAAAACTGGGATGCCGACAAAAGGAAAGTCGCCATGGCATCTGATAGCAGTATTATGTACTGGTTCCGTAACAAAGCCTGTATGATGACCTGGCTCAATGGCAGCGATATGCCGCCTACTGATAGCAGCGTTGAAAGAGGGTATCTGAATATTGAAAAGACCTTAAAATATCCCAATCCCATACTGTCAACCGCTAATGAGGGAAAATCAAAAGTATCCGGGTATAGTGGTGTGAAAATGGCCGGGCCATATGAGTGGGTGCCACCTATTTATTGGGAAACCGATACTACCCACAGATATGGCGGTATGTACAGTTTCGCTACTGAAATTTCTCCTGGCCCATCTATCCCGCCGTATGAAAGTTTGATCAAGTTTATACCTAAAGATTCCTTATGGTACACTTCAGCCGATTGGCAGTACCACTGCGGTACGCATGATTTTGGTACCACCAATGTGTTCAATACAGCCTTAAATTCAAGGTATGGTCAGGCATCAACCATAAAAAATTACCTGGCTAAAGCACAGGCGCAGAATTACGAGGCGCACCGTGCCATGATGGAGGCTTACGGCTTAAATAAATACCATACCACGACTGGTATAGTACAATGGATGCTTAGCAACCCATGGCCGGGTCTGATCTGGCATACCTACGATTACTATCTATACCCGGCGGGTACTTATTTCGGCATGAAGAAATCTATGGAACCGTTGCATGTAATGTACTCGTACAGAGATAATGAGGTTGATGTAACCAATTCCTTATTGCAAAACTTTACAGACTTAACGGTTCAGGCTGATGTTTATAATCTGGATGGTACGTTAAAATATAACCATTCAGCACAGATAGCTGTTAGCAAGGATAGTATAGCCAAATGTTTTAAGATACCTGCCATCGATGGTTTATCTGATACTTATCTACTGCGTTTGCAATTAAGTGATAAAGGCGGCAGCGTAAGAAGCATTAACTGGTATTGGTCAGCTAAAACAATGGATAAGCTAAACTGGCAAAAATCAACCTGGTATATTACGCCGCAATCAGGCTATGCTGATTACAGTGCTTTGCAAACCATGCCCAAAACTCCTGTAAATATGAATTTTTCGACCATTGCAAGTAAGGATAGCACCATTCACCAGGTTATATTAACTAATACAGGTAAAACAGTTGCATTTTTTGTACACCTGCGTGCATTAAAGGGTAAGGATGGCGATGATATATTACCGGTAATTTTCAGTGATAATTATATCTCTCTTGCTCCGGGCGAAAGAAGGATAATCAAGGTTACTTACGCAACAAAAGATGCGCATGGGGTGCCGCCATACTTTATTACCTCGGCCTGGAACCTGGATGTTGCATTAAGTAAAGGAGGAGATCATACCGCGTTTGAAAACGGTTTGCCTGTTAACTGA
- a CDS encoding glycoside hydrolase family 172 protein yields the protein MKKILFFVGILASTITGVNAQKYNGLNPGLNNIYQLSDAQSRSISPENFTGEKGKGGMAITGNGQEAARDLGQGWKVSPSVTIKKHTTFTVAEITGPGAIQHIWMTPTGNWRYSILRFYWDDETTPSVEVPVGDFFCMGWGQYSPVQSLPVAVNPGSAFNCYWPMPFRKKCRITMENIDDEDMVLYYQVDYTLTSVPNDAAYFHAQFRRVNPATYKKPVILVDSIQGKGQYVGTYIAYGSNKNGWWGEGEIKFYIDGDTQFPTINGTGTEDYFCGSYDFDTRKIDKNGNETSAYTEFSGAYSGLPQVIKGDGHYNNAQRFGMYRWHITDPIRFEKNLKVTIQDLGWRHDGRYMPLQDDIASTVFWYQVGPHGPFPKFPSRDELEVN from the coding sequence ATGAAGAAGATTCTTTTTTTTGTTGGAATATTAGCAAGTACTATTACAGGTGTAAATGCTCAAAAATATAACGGGTTAAACCCGGGATTAAATAATATATACCAGTTATCTGATGCGCAAAGCCGCTCTATAAGTCCTGAAAATTTTACAGGTGAAAAAGGTAAAGGTGGCATGGCTATAACCGGGAACGGACAGGAGGCAGCACGGGACCTCGGTCAGGGCTGGAAGGTTAGCCCCAGCGTAACCATTAAAAAGCATACTACATTTACAGTTGCTGAAATAACCGGGCCGGGTGCTATACAACATATATGGATGACACCTACGGGCAACTGGCGTTATTCTATTCTCCGTTTTTATTGGGATGACGAAACTACACCATCGGTTGAAGTACCTGTAGGCGATTTCTTTTGCATGGGATGGGGGCAGTATTCGCCTGTACAGTCATTGCCGGTGGCTGTAAATCCTGGAAGCGCGTTTAATTGTTACTGGCCAATGCCATTCCGCAAAAAATGCAGGATAACCATGGAGAATATTGATGATGAGGACATGGTACTTTATTATCAGGTTGACTATACCTTAACCTCGGTGCCTAATGATGCCGCTTATTTCCACGCACAGTTCAGGAGGGTTAACCCGGCAACCTATAAAAAGCCCGTTATTTTGGTTGATAGCATACAGGGTAAAGGCCAATATGTAGGTACTTACATTGCTTATGGATCAAACAAAAACGGCTGGTGGGGCGAAGGAGAGATTAAATTTTATATTGATGGTGATACACAATTCCCGACCATTAATGGCACTGGTACGGAGGACTATTTTTGCGGATCATATGACTTCGATACCAGGAAAATTGATAAAAATGGGAATGAAACTTCAGCATATACAGAATTTTCGGGCGCTTATTCCGGCTTACCGCAGGTGATAAAGGGTGATGGTCATTATAACAATGCGCAGCGCTTTGGCATGTACCGCTGGCACATAACTGATCCTATCCGCTTTGAGAAAAACCTGAAAGTTACGATACAGGACCTCGGCTGGCGGCATGATGGCCGTTATATGCCGCTGCAGGACGATATTGCGTCAACGGTGTTCTGGTACCAGGTTGGCCCGCATGGACCTTTTCCTAAATTCCCGTCGCGCGACGAACTGGAAGTTAATTAG
- a CDS encoding RidA family protein, protein MNTPEENFAKTGLTLPPAPTPLGVYKPCLVDGKYLYVSGHGTVQNDKSLIIGRIGIDIDMHDGKLAARQVGLAILSTIKANLGSLNKVKRVIKVLGMVNCVPEFEKHPYIINGCSELFAEVWGPENGIGVRSAVGFGSLPDNIPVEIEALFELEQ, encoded by the coding sequence ATGAACACACCTGAAGAAAACTTTGCAAAAACAGGCCTTACACTTCCGCCTGCGCCCACACCACTTGGTGTTTATAAACCATGTTTGGTTGATGGTAAATACCTTTATGTATCAGGCCATGGTACGGTTCAAAATGATAAAAGCCTTATCATCGGCCGTATTGGAATAGACATTGATATGCACGATGGGAAATTGGCTGCCAGGCAGGTTGGCCTTGCCATTTTATCAACAATAAAAGCTAATCTCGGTAGTTTAAATAAAGTAAAAAGGGTAATAAAGGTATTAGGCATGGTTAATTGTGTACCTGAGTTTGAAAAGCACCCTTATATTATTAATGGCTGTAGTGAGCTTTTTGCCGAAGTGTGGGGACCTGAAAATGGTATCGGCGTGAGGAGTGCGGTTGGTTTTGGATCGCTGCCTGATAATATTCCTGTTGAAATTGAAGCTCTTTTTGAATTAGAGCAATAA
- a CDS encoding dipeptidase: protein MFIVDAHLDLSMNALEWNRDLTQPIAAINEREVGLTDKPDRGKGVVSLPTLRKGNIGLVVATQIARFVAPDNHLPGWHSPEQAWAQTQGQLAWYKAMEDIGEMVQINNLETLERHLQLWNDGTGNEHKPVGYILSLEGADSLVTVGHLERAYNNGLRAVGPAHYGPGRYAQGTDATGYMGPKGHELLKEMERLNVILDATHLCDDSFWEALDHFNGHVWASHNNCRALVNHNRQYSDEQIKILIERSAVIGAALDAWMMVPGWVRGVSTPTGMGCNLEVMIDHIDHICQIAGNTLHVGIGSDLDGAFGREQCPYDLETIADLQKLTELFTKRGYNLTDIENMMHGNWLRFLRKAWK, encoded by the coding sequence ATGTTTATTGTAGATGCCCACCTCGACCTAAGTATGAACGCGCTGGAATGGAACCGCGACCTAACGCAACCCATCGCAGCAATTAATGAGCGGGAGGTAGGGCTTACAGATAAACCTGATCGTGGTAAGGGCGTTGTATCGTTACCAACACTTCGCAAAGGAAACATTGGTTTGGTGGTAGCAACGCAGATTGCGCGTTTTGTAGCACCTGATAATCATTTGCCCGGCTGGCATTCACCGGAACAGGCCTGGGCGCAAACACAAGGGCAGCTGGCATGGTATAAGGCCATGGAAGACATCGGCGAAATGGTGCAGATCAATAATCTTGAAACTTTGGAGCGCCATTTACAGCTTTGGAACGATGGTACGGGTAATGAGCATAAGCCCGTAGGCTATATTTTAAGCTTAGAAGGGGCAGATTCATTGGTTACTGTTGGGCATTTGGAACGCGCCTATAATAACGGACTAAGAGCCGTTGGCCCTGCACACTACGGTCCCGGTCGGTACGCACAAGGAACTGACGCAACGGGATATATGGGGCCTAAAGGCCATGAACTGTTAAAAGAAATGGAGCGCCTGAACGTGATTTTAGATGCTACCCATTTATGCGATGATAGCTTTTGGGAAGCGCTTGATCATTTTAACGGGCATGTTTGGGCCAGCCATAACAATTGCCGGGCTTTAGTAAATCATAACCGCCAATACAGCGATGAGCAGATCAAAATATTGATAGAAAGAAGTGCGGTTATCGGTGCTGCTTTAGATGCCTGGATGATGGTGCCTGGATGGGTGAGAGGTGTATCAACACCAACAGGCATGGGCTGTAATTTGGAGGTGATGATAGATCATATAGATCATATTTGCCAGATAGCCGGAAATACTTTGCATGTAGGTATCGGGTCAGACCTGGATGGTGCATTTGGCCGCGAGCAATGCCCGTATGATCTGGAGACAATTGCTGACCTGCAAAAACTAACCGAGTTGTTTACAAAACGGGGCTACAACCTAACCGACATTGAAAACATGATGCACGGCAACTGGCTCCGGTTTTTAAGAAAAGCCTGGAAATAG
- a CDS encoding glycoside hydrolase family 18 protein, with translation MKLNFKLINNEVYTAVLLCLSLIIGFNLSANAQRKKYVVIGYVGGYRGLIDTTMVDPKKLTVINYAFVNVLNNRATLSKLNTDTINLKYLAGLKKRNRDLKIVISIGGWTWSGNFSDAVLTDTARQAFAASAVDIVRKYQLDGVDIDWEYPAQKGLGNINRPDDKHNYTLMFQAIRQDLDQLEQQTGRKMILSTAVGGFKGFITHTEMDQVQKYVTYINLMTYDYAQDSLGVAIHHTGLYGSKKYNATEYSAKAVTDFIAAGVPPGKLVIGIAFYGHGFETADTVQNGLGSKVVKSMRGGGYTFIKDSLITNKAFKYYRDEDAKAPYLFNATTKQFVTFDDEWSVKNKCQYVKDNGMAGVMFWEYSSDKKEYLLKEINHDLK, from the coding sequence ATGAAACTGAATTTTAAACTCATTAATAATGAAGTATATACTGCTGTATTGCTTTGTTTATCGCTCATTATTGGTTTTAACCTGTCTGCCAATGCCCAGAGGAAGAAATATGTGGTTATTGGTTATGTAGGCGGTTACAGAGGGTTAATTGATACTACTATGGTCGATCCGAAAAAGCTAACCGTTATCAATTATGCCTTTGTTAACGTATTGAATAATAGGGCCACATTAAGTAAGCTTAATACTGATACTATTAATTTAAAATATCTTGCCGGCCTTAAAAAAAGAAATCGTGATCTTAAAATAGTAATCTCTATAGGTGGATGGACATGGAGTGGGAATTTTTCAGATGCTGTGCTTACCGATACTGCCCGGCAGGCATTTGCAGCCAGCGCAGTTGATATTGTAAGGAAATATCAGTTAGATGGTGTTGATATTGATTGGGAGTATCCCGCACAAAAAGGTCTTGGCAATATTAATCGCCCTGATGATAAGCACAATTATACATTGATGTTCCAGGCGATAAGGCAGGATCTGGATCAGTTAGAACAACAAACCGGCAGAAAGATGATCCTGAGTACAGCAGTAGGTGGTTTTAAGGGTTTTATAACACATACGGAGATGGATCAGGTGCAGAAATATGTTACTTATATTAACCTGATGACCTATGATTATGCACAGGATAGTTTGGGCGTTGCAATACATCACACCGGATTATACGGCTCTAAAAAATATAACGCGACTGAATATTCTGCCAAAGCAGTTACTGATTTTATCGCAGCAGGAGTGCCTCCTGGTAAACTAGTAATAGGCATAGCTTTTTATGGTCACGGGTTTGAAACTGCTGATACAGTTCAAAACGGATTGGGTAGCAAGGTTGTTAAGTCGATGCGTGGCGGTGGATATACTTTTATAAAAGACAGTTTGATTACCAATAAGGCATTTAAATATTACCGTGATGAGGATGCAAAAGCGCCTTACCTGTTTAATGCTACCACCAAACAATTCGTAACGTTTGATGATGAATGGTCGGTTAAAAATAAATGCCAGTATGTGAAGGATAATGGCATGGCAGGGGTAATGTTTTGGGAGTATTCGAGTGATAAAAAGGAGTATCTGTTAAAAGAAATAAATCACGACCTTAAGTAA
- a CDS encoding D-TA family PLP-dependent enzyme codes for MEDWFSISDVDQVDTPSLVVYPQRVKYNLDLLKTHIDKVDRLRPHVKTHKCIEAALLNIEAGINKFKCATIAEAEMLGMCKAMDVLLAYQPIGPKINRLISLIKQYPDTKYSCLIDSLVSAQNINTVAVTNALSIDVYIDINVGMNRSGIHPHEAFELYEQSSKLSNLKVKGLHAYDGHIHDADFEIRIQRCNDSFAPVEELIAQLNDAGFNPITIAGGTPTFPIHAKRKDVECSPGTFIYWDEGYGKSCKEQEFLPAALVISRLVSMPDETRICVDLGHKSIASENTLDKRVVFLNAPELKPVGHSEEHLVLEAGAGHNYKIGDLLYGLPYHICPTIALYERAIIIEDKKVIGEWKTIARDRKINI; via the coding sequence ATGGAAGACTGGTTCAGTATTTCGGATGTAGATCAGGTAGATACCCCTTCACTGGTAGTTTATCCCCAAAGGGTAAAATACAACCTCGATCTGCTTAAAACACATATAGATAAGGTTGATCGGTTAAGACCGCATGTGAAAACGCATAAGTGTATAGAGGCTGCTCTTTTAAACATCGAAGCAGGGATAAATAAATTTAAATGCGCCACTATTGCCGAAGCCGAAATGCTAGGCATGTGCAAGGCAATGGATGTTTTATTAGCTTATCAGCCAATTGGGCCCAAAATAAACCGGCTGATTAGTCTAATAAAACAGTACCCGGATACAAAATATTCCTGTTTGATTGATAGCCTTGTATCGGCACAAAATATCAATACGGTAGCCGTTACAAATGCACTTTCTATTGATGTTTATATCGATATTAATGTTGGTATGAATAGGTCTGGCATTCATCCGCATGAGGCGTTTGAATTATATGAACAGAGCTCTAAATTATCAAACCTTAAAGTTAAGGGCTTGCATGCATATGATGGACATATTCATGATGCAGATTTTGAGATTCGTATCCAGCGTTGTAATGATTCTTTTGCCCCGGTTGAGGAATTAATAGCTCAATTAAATGATGCCGGGTTTAATCCCATAACTATCGCCGGTGGTACACCAACCTTTCCAATCCATGCCAAAAGGAAAGATGTGGAATGCAGCCCCGGTACATTTATTTATTGGGATGAGGGGTATGGAAAATCATGCAAAGAACAAGAGTTTTTACCGGCAGCTTTGGTAATAAGCAGGCTAGTGTCTATGCCCGATGAAACAAGGATCTGTGTCGATTTGGGACATAAATCCATCGCATCTGAAAATACATTGGATAAACGGGTTGTATTTTTAAATGCACCTGAACTAAAACCGGTTGGCCATAGCGAAGAGCATCTGGTTTTGGAAGCCGGCGCAGGTCATAATTATAAAATTGGCGACCTGCTTTATGGATTGCCTTATCATATTTGCCCAACCATAGCGCTATACGAACGGGCTATAATAATTGAAGATAAAAAGGTGATTGGCGAATGGAAAACCATAGCCCGCGACCGTAAAATTAATATTTAA
- a CDS encoding DUF5009 domain-containing protein yields MQQLPSRLSSIDVLRAITMLLMIFVNDSSGLKLVPVWIDHAKEYEDALGFADTIFPAFLFIVGLSLPFAIKNRMKKGDSQISILFYILTRSAALLIIGFYHVNLEEYNSVSAPLPHAVWELIITFSFFLIWLDYPETMQKAKKNILVGIGIAALIVMAILYKGGTPDHPTWMHTSWWGILGIIGWSYLVCALAFFIFKGRLNAMLIVYVIFAGLNIALHSVFKHDSLWVIGDAASVTLTMGGVVISGVYAYLVEKNRTHRLWTIFTIAGTGLIILGLVLRPYTEGISKIRSTPGWVFICSGITILMFELLIYVVDMKGKKNFFRIISPAGTSTLTCYLLPYIQVSLIELFGIEYPHIFNYGFTGLLRSMATAFIIIWIGGLLEKKRLRLKI; encoded by the coding sequence ATGCAACAACTTCCCAGTCGCCTTTCATCTATTGATGTTCTCAGGGCTATTACCATGTTATTAATGATATTTGTTAATGACTCAAGTGGTTTAAAATTAGTGCCCGTATGGATAGATCACGCCAAGGAATATGAGGATGCATTGGGCTTTGCCGATACCATATTTCCGGCCTTTCTTTTTATAGTAGGTCTATCGCTGCCATTCGCCATAAAAAACCGGATGAAGAAGGGCGATTCACAAATTTCTATACTATTCTATATACTTACCCGTAGCGCGGCGCTACTTATAATAGGCTTTTATCATGTAAACCTGGAGGAATATAACAGTGTATCGGCACCATTACCTCATGCTGTTTGGGAACTTATCATCACATTCAGTTTCTTCCTCATCTGGCTGGATTACCCGGAAACCATGCAAAAGGCGAAAAAAAACATATTGGTGGGTATAGGTATTGCCGCGCTTATTGTGATGGCCATACTATACAAAGGAGGCACTCCCGATCATCCAACATGGATGCACACTTCATGGTGGGGTATATTGGGCATTATTGGTTGGTCGTACCTGGTTTGCGCGCTTGCCTTTTTTATATTTAAAGGCAGGTTAAATGCTATGCTGATAGTTTACGTAATATTTGCAGGCTTAAATATAGCGTTGCATTCAGTTTTTAAGCATGATAGTTTGTGGGTGATTGGTGATGCTGCATCCGTAACCTTAACTATGGGCGGTGTGGTTATCTCCGGGGTTTACGCCTACCTGGTTGAAAAGAATCGTACACATCGCTTGTGGACTATTTTTACAATTGCTGGCACCGGGTTAATTATACTAGGCTTAGTGCTTCGTCCTTATACCGAGGGGATCTCAAAAATACGTTCAACACCGGGCTGGGTATTTATTTGCAGCGGCATTACCATATTGATGTTTGAGCTGTTGATCTATGTGGTTGATATGAAGGGTAAAAAGAACTTCTTCAGGATCATAAGTCCGGCCGGTACCAGCACTTTAACCTGCTACTTATTGCCCTATATACAGGTAAGTTTAATTGAATTATTTGGTATTGAATACCCACATATATTTAATTATGGCTTTACAGGTTTGCTGCGCTCTATGGCAACTGCATTTATAATCATCTGGATAGGCGGCCTGCTCGAAAAGAAACGACTAAGACTAAAGATCTAA
- a CDS encoding ROK family protein, whose translation MSTTTIIGIDLGATNIRGALVTDELHSDIVSRRIKSDGTQEEVLEDVFWVVDQLIDSTVKAIGIGVPSVVDVAEGIVYDVQHIPSWKEVHLKSIMEARYKIPVYVNNDANCFALGEFYFGKGKGSESLTGLTLGTGLGAGIITNGKLYSGYNCGAGEIGCISYLDENLEFYCSGSFFQNVHQLDGLKVYEAAQKGEEQALKLYDELGKHIGEAIKITMYAYDPQVIIMGGSVSQAYGYFHEAMWAQLKTFAYQKSVERIRIEISELENSGVLGAAALFYDAGK comes from the coding sequence ATGAGTACTACAACTATAATCGGGATAGACCTGGGCGCTACCAATATCCGTGGGGCTTTGGTTACCGATGAGCTGCATTCCGATATTGTTTCCCGCCGCATAAAAAGTGATGGTACTCAGGAAGAAGTATTGGAGGATGTTTTTTGGGTGGTTGATCAACTCATCGACTCAACAGTAAAAGCGATTGGCATTGGCGTACCCAGCGTTGTTGATGTTGCCGAGGGTATTGTTTATGATGTACAGCATATTCCATCGTGGAAGGAGGTGCATTTAAAAAGCATAATGGAAGCCCGCTACAAAATCCCGGTGTATGTTAATAATGATGCGAACTGTTTCGCCCTGGGTGAGTTTTATTTTGGTAAAGGAAAAGGTAGTGAATCGTTAACAGGCTTAACCCTAGGCACGGGTTTAGGTGCAGGTATTATAACCAATGGTAAACTGTATTCAGGCTATAACTGCGGTGCAGGTGAGATAGGTTGCATTAGTTATTTAGATGAGAACTTAGAGTTTTATTGCAGCGGTTCATTCTTTCAAAATGTTCATCAATTAGATGGTTTGAAAGTATATGAAGCAGCGCAAAAAGGCGAGGAGCAGGCATTAAAACTGTATGATGAATTAGGCAAGCATATTGGCGAAGCTATAAAAATAACCATGTATGCCTATGATCCGCAGGTGATCATTATGGGAGGCTCTGTTAGTCAGGCTTATGGATATTTTCACGAGGCTATGTGGGCGCAGCTTAAAACCTTTGCTTATCAAAAATCAGTTGAACGGATACGTATTGAGATCTCTGAACTTGAGAACAGCGGGGTATTGGGAGCTGCTGCTTTGTTTTACGATGCCGGCAAATAA
- a CDS encoding sugar MFS transporter: protein MKRNYYIVALIMLSFFVISFLTNVIGALNPDFIKGFNLSLTLAAFLPFAFFIAYGLVSIPTGILLEKYKEKKIMIAGFVVAFFGSLLLAMVHNYLSAIISLFLIGSGMAMLQVVINPLLRTSGGEENYAFNSVLAQLIFGAASFVSPMVYSYFALHLNDNGGTGFMTFFHTIVPSNLPWISLYWIFSVISLLMILIIRFSKFPVVELKEDEEVGSISTHLMLFKRPVVILFFLGIFCYVGTEQGLNNTISLFLEKYHGYDSKTTGADSLAYFWGLMTLGGIVGLFLLKIMDSRKVLVAFSILAIISFATGLFGPGNIALIALPLVGFFASVMYPIIFSLALNSIDEHHGSFAGILVTAIIGGAVIPLIIGGIGDAISLRAGMFVLFITMGYILSIGIWARPLIVNKTIDLKKKAE from the coding sequence ATGAAACGTAACTACTACATCGTAGCATTAATAATGCTCTCCTTTTTTGTGATCTCGTTCCTTACCAATGTAATTGGTGCCTTAAATCCCGATTTTATTAAGGGGTTTAATCTCAGCCTTACACTGGCGGCATTTTTACCATTCGCGTTCTTTATTGCTTATGGTTTGGTATCTATTCCCACAGGTATCCTGCTCGAAAAATACAAGGAAAAGAAGATTATGATCGCAGGGTTTGTAGTTGCCTTTTTTGGCTCGCTGCTTTTGGCGATGGTGCATAATTATTTAAGCGCTATTATCTCCTTATTTTTAATTGGCAGTGGTATGGCAATGCTACAGGTGGTAATAAATCCATTGCTGCGTACATCAGGCGGCGAAGAGAATTATGCTTTTAACTCTGTACTGGCACAATTAATTTTCGGTGCGGCATCTTTTGTAAGTCCTATGGTGTATTCTTATTTCGCCCTGCACCTTAATGATAATGGCGGAACAGGTTTTATGACCTTTTTCCATACCATTGTGCCATCAAATTTACCATGGATCTCGCTTTACTGGATCTTTTCTGTGATCTCCTTATTGATGATCCTTATTATCAGATTTTCAAAATTCCCGGTTGTAGAGTTGAAAGAAGATGAAGAAGTAGGATCAATCAGTACACACTTGATGCTTTTTAAAAGGCCTGTGGTTATTTTATTCTTCCTGGGTATATTTTGCTATGTAGGTACTGAACAGGGCTTAAATAATACCATATCGCTTTTTTTGGAGAAATACCATGGTTATGATTCTAAAACTACGGGCGCTGATAGCCTGGCTTACTTTTGGGGCTTAATGACACTTGGAGGTATTGTCGGTCTGTTCTTATTGAAAATAATGGATAGCCGTAAGGTATTAGTTGCTTTTTCTATTCTGGCTATTATCTCCTTTGCAACAGGACTTTTTGGTCCGGGCAATATTGCTTTGATCGCTTTGCCTTTGGTTGGTTTCTTCGCTTCGGTAATGTATCCTATCATTTTCTCGCTGGCTTTAAATTCTATTGATGAACATCATGGTTCATTTGCAGGTATTTTGGTTACCGCTATTATTGGCGGGGCTGTTATCCCGTTAATTATTGGTGGCATAGGGGATGCAATAAGCCTGCGGGCAGGCATGTTTGTGCTGTTCATAACTATGGGCTATATTTTAAGCATCGGTATATGGGCGCGCCCGCTTATTGTTAACAAAACCATCGACCTGAAAAAGAAAGCTGAATAA